The proteins below come from a single Drosophila suzukii chromosome X, CBGP_Dsuzu_IsoJpt1.0, whole genome shotgun sequence genomic window:
- the rdgB gene encoding protein retinal degeneration B isoform X2, with translation MLIKEYRIPLPLTVEEYRIAQLYMIAKKSREESHGEGSGVEIIINEPYKDGPGGNGQYTKKIYHVGNHLPGWIKSLLPKSALTVEEEAWNAYPYTRTRYTCPFVEKFSLDIETYYYPDNGYQDNVFQLSGSDLRNRIVDVIDIVKDQLWGGDYVKEEDPKHFVSDKTGRGPLGEDWLEEYWREVKGKKQPTPRNMSLMTAYKICRVEFRYWGMQTKLEKFIHDVALRKMMLRAHRQAWAWQDEWFGLTIEDIRELERQTQLALAKKMGGGEECSDDSTSEPYVSTAATGASTTGSERKKSAPAIPPIVTQQPPSAEASSDEEEGEEEDDDEDENDAIGTGVDLSANQGGSAQRSRSQSIQMAQKAKFGSKGALHSPVGSAHSFDLQVANWRMERLEVDSKSNSDEEFFDCLDTNETNSLAKWSSLELLGEGDDSPPPHGGPSSAASVGGRGNSRQEDSIFNQDFLMRVASERGNKRQLRSSASVDRSHDSSPPGSPSTPSCPTTILILVVHAGSVLDAASELTAKKSDVTTFRGSFEAVMRQHYPSLLTHVTIKMVPCPSICTDALGILSSLSPYSFDASPSAADIPNIADVPIGAIPLLSVASPEFHETVNKTVAAANIVYHEFLKSEEGHGFSGQIVMLGDSMGSLLAYEALCRSNGSQPGTASGASNSGGDAASNINTHNPLGPRHSRLDDDERFIEADLDAKRLLVAPSPRRRRSSSSSDSRACKLDFEVCDFFMFGSPLSVVLAARKLHDAKAALARPNCHQVYNLFHPTDPIASRLEPLLSARFSILSPVNVPRYAKYPLGNGQPLHLLEVIQSHPQHFNDGNNLLAGRRLSDASMQSTISGLIENVSLSTIHALQNKWWGTKRLDYALYCPEGLSNFPAHALPHLFHASYWESPDVIAFILRQIGKFEGIPFVGSNDDKDNASFHPGQPREKWIKKRTSVKLKNVAANHRANDVIVQEGREQRLNARFMYGPLDMITLHGEKVDVHIMKDPPAGEWTFLSTEVTDKNGRISYSIPDQVSLGYGIYPVKMVVRGDHTSVDCYMAVVPPLTECVVFSIDGSFTASMSVTGRDPKVRAGAVDVCRHWQELGYLLIYITGRPDMQQQRVVSWLSQHNFPHGLISFADGLSTDPLGHKTAYLNNLVQNHGISITAAYGSSKDISVYTNVGMRTDQIFIVGKVGKKLQSNATVLSDGYAAHLAGLQAVGGSRPAKGNARMVIPRGCFNLPGQTANPRRRSNAFELQLANISPCSSNINSPSSSNHILLAQLIENAIEKDTPAG, from the exons ATGCTGATCAAGGAGTACCGCATTCCACTGCCCCTCACCGTGGAGGAGTACCGCATCGCCCAGCTCTACATGATAGCG AAAAAAAGTCGCGAGGAGAGTCATGGCGAGGGCAGTGGAGTTGAGATAATCATCAATGAGCCCTATAAGGACGGACCCGGCGGAAATGGTCAGTACACGAAGAAGATCTACCATGTGGGCAACCATCTGCCCGGCTGGATCAAGA GTCTCTTGCCCAAGAGCGCTTTAACCGTGGAGGAGGAAGCGTGGAATGCCTATCCCTATACCAGGACTCGCTACACCTGCCCATTTGTGGAGAAGTTCTCGCTGGACATTGAGACATACTATTATCCCGATAATGGCTATCAGGATAATGTCTTCCAGTTGTCCGGAAGCGATCTGCGTAACCGCATCGTGG ATGTGATTGACATTGTGAAGGACCAACTGTGGGGCGGCGACTATGTGAAGGAGGAGGATCCCAAGCACTTTGTGTCTGACAAGACAGGACGTGGACCCCTCGGCGAGGACTGGCTGGAGGAGTATTGGCGCGAGGTGAAGGGCAAGAAACAGCCGACGCCACGCAACATGTCCCTGATGACCGCCTACAAGATCTGCCGCGTGGAGTTCCGCTACTGGGGCATGCAGACGAAGCTGGAGAAGTTCATCCACGATGTGGCGCTGCGCAAGATGATGCTGCGTGCCCACCGGCaggcgtgggcgtggcaggaCGAATGGTTCGGCCTAACCATCGAGGATATCCGCGAGCTGGAGCGACAGACCCAACTGGCCCTGGCCAAGAAAATGGGCGGCGGCGAGGAGTGCAGCGATG ACAGCACATCCGAGCCGTATGTGAGCACGGCGGCCACCGGTGCCTCCACAACGGGCAGCGAACGAAAGAAATCCGCTCCAGCCATACCGCCCATCGTCACCCAGCAGCCGCCGAGTGCCGAGGCCAGTTCGGATGAGGAGGAGggcgaggaggaggacgacgaCGAGGACGAGAACGATGCCATTGGCACGGGCGTGGATCTGTCCGCCAACCAAGGTGGATCCGCCCAACGATCCCGCTCCCAGAGCATCCAGATGGCCCAGAAGGCCAAGTTCGGTTCCAAGGGCGCCCTCCACTCACCGGTGGGATCTGCCCACAGCTTTGATCTTCAG GTGGCAAACTGGCGCATGGAGCGATTGGAAGTAGACTCCAAATCCAATTCGGATGAAGAATTCTTCGATTGTTTGG ATACAAATGAGACGAACTCGCTGGCCAAGTGGAGTTCCCTGGAACTGCTGGGCGAGGGCGACGACAGTCCGCCGCCACATGGCGGACCCTCTAGCGCCGCATCCGTGGGTGGACGTGGCAACTCGCGGCAGGAGGACAGCATCTTCAACCAGGACTTTCTGATGCGCGTGGCCTCGGAGCGCGGGAACAAGCGGCAGCTACGCTCATCGGCCAGCGTGGATCGCAGCCACGATTCCTCGCCACCGGGATCACCGAGCACACCGTCTTGCCCCACCACCATCCTGATCCTGGTGGTCCATGCGGGCAGTGTGTTGGATGCGGCCAGCGAGTTGACGGCCAAGAAATCGGATGTGACCACATTCCGCGGCTCCTTCGAGGCGGTGATGCGCCAGCACTATCCCAGCCTCCTCACCCATGTGACCATCAAGATGGTGCCATGTCCCTCGATTTGCACCGACGCCCTGGGTATTCTCTCCAGCCTGAGTCCGTACTCCTTCGATGCATCGCCCTCGGCGGCGGATATACCGAATATAGCCGATGTCCCAATTGGAGCGATACCCCTGCTATCCGTAGCATCGCCGGAATTCCATGAGACGGTCAATAAGACGGTGGCCGCTGCCAATATTGTCTACCATGAGTTCTTGAAATCGGAGGAGGGCCACGGATTCTCCGGACAGATTGTGATGCTGGGCGATTCAATGGGTTCACTGCTGGCCTACGAGGCCCTGTGCCGATCCAATGGCAGCCAGCCGGGCACGGCATCGGGTGCCTCGAATTCTGGTGGAGATGCGGCCAGCAATATAAATACCCACAACCCGTTGGGCCCACGTCATTCGCGTTTGGACGATGATGAGCGTTTCATCGAGGCCGATTTGGATGCCAAGCGCTTGCTGGTGGCTCCATCGCCACGTCGACGTCGTTCCAGCTCATCGAGCGATTCGCGAGCCTGCAAACTGGACTTTGAGGTGTGTGATTTCTTCATGTTCGGATCGCCGCTGTCGGTGGTGCTCGCCGCACGGAAACTTCACGATGCCAAGGCCGCCTTGGCCAGGCCCAACTGCCATCAGGTGTACAATCTGTTCCATCCAACCGATCCGATTGCCTCGCGTCTGGAGCCGCTCCTTAGCGCTAGATTCTCCATTCTGTCGCCGGTTAATGTCCCCCGGTACGCCAAGTATCCGCTGGGAAATGGTCAGCCATTGCATTTAT TGGAGGTGATTCAGTCGCATCCGCAGCACTTTAACGATGGCAACAACCTTTTGGCCGGTCGCCGATTGTCGGACGCCTCGATGCAGAGCACGATATCGGGTCTGATTGAGAATGTCTCGCTTAGTACGATCCATGCCC TTCAAAACAAATGGTGGGGCACCAAGCGCTTGGACTACGCTCTTTATTGCCCGGAGGGATTGAGCAACTTTCCCGCTCACGCCTTGCCGCATCTTTTCCATGCCAGCTACTGGGAGAGTCCGGATGTGATTGCTTTCATTCTGCGGCAGATTGGCAAATTCGAGGGCATACCCTTTGTGGGCTCCAACGATGACAAGGACAATGCCTCCTTCCATCCGGGACAGCCGAGGGAGAAGTGGATCAAGAAGCGTACGTCGGTGAAGCTGAAAAATGTGGCCGCCAATCATCGGGCCAACGATGTGATCGTCCAGGAGGGCAGGGAGCAGCGTCTGAATGCCCGATTCATGTACGGACCCCTCGATATGATCACGCTGCACGGCGAGAAGGTTGATGTACACATTATGAAGGATCCGCCAGCGGGCGAGTGGACATTCCTCAGCACTGAGGTGACCGACAAGAATGGTCGCATCTCGTACAGCATTCCGGATCAGGTCTCCCTGGGCTATGGCATTTATCCCGTGAAGATGGTGGTCCGTGGCGATCACACTTCGGTGGATTGCTATATGGCAGTGGTGCCGCCATTGACCGAATGCGTGGTCTTTAGCATTGATGGATCCTTCACGGCTTCAATGTCGGTGACGGGCAGGGATCCCAAGGTACGTGCGGGGGCCGTCGATGTCTGCCGCCACTGGCAGGAGCTGGGCTACCTGCTCATCTACATCACCGGGCGGCCGGATATGCAGCAGCAGCGCGTGGTGTCATGGCTGAGCCAGCACAACTTCCCGCACGGCCTGATCTCGTTTGCCGACGGTCTGTCCACCGATCCACTGGGCCACAAGACAGCCTATCTCAACAATCTGGTGCAGAACCATGGAATCTCAATTACCGCCGCCTACGGCAGCAGCAAGGATATAAGTGTCTACACCAATGTGGGCATGCGTACCGATCAGATCTTCATCGTGGGCAAG GTTGGCAAGAAACTGCAGTCCAATGCCACTGTGCTGAGCGATGGCTATGCCGCCCATTTGGCCGGATTGCAGGCGGTGGGTGGTTCGCGTCCCGCCAAGGGCAATGCCCGCATGGTCATCCCCCGCGGATGCTTCAATCTTCCCGGCCAGACGGCGAATCCGCGGCGCAGAAG CAATgctttcgagctgcaattggcCAACATCAGTccctgcagcagcaacatcaacagtcccagcagcagcaaccacATCCTACTGGCCCAACTGATTGAGAATGCCATTGAGAAGGACACGCCAGCTGGCTag
- the rdgB gene encoding protein retinal degeneration B isoform X3, whose amino-acid sequence MLIKEYRIPLPLTVEEYRIAQLYMIAKKSREESHGEGSGVEIIINEPYKDGPGGNGQYTKKIYHVGNHLPGWIKSLLPKSALTVEEEAWNAYPYTRTRYTCPFVEKFSLDIETYYYPDNGYQDNVFQLSGSDLRNRIVDVIDIVKDQLWGGDYVKEEDPKHFVSDKTGRGPLGEDWLEEYWREVKGKKQPTPRNMSLMTAYKICRVEFRYWGMQTKLEKFIHDVALRKMMLRAHRQAWAWQDEWFGLTIEDIRELERQTQLALAKKMGGGEECSDDSTSEPYVSTAATGASTTGSERKKSAPAIPPIVTQQPPSAEASSDEEEGEEEDDDEDENDAIGTGVDLSANQGGSAQRSRSQSIQMAQKAKFGSKGALHSPVGSAHSFDLQSKKPHAKTAPRRHVANWRMERLEVDSKSNSDEEFFDCLDTNETNSLAKWSSLELLGEGDDSPPPHGGPSSAASVGGRGNSRQEDSIFNQDFLMRVASERGNKRQLRSSASVDRSHDSSPPGSPSTPSCPTTILILVVHAGSVLDAASELTAKKSDVTTFRGSFEAVMRQHYPSLLTHVTIKMVPCPSICTDALGILSSLSPYSFDASPSAADIPNIADVPIGAIPLLSVASPEFHETVNKTVAAANIVYHEFLKSEEGHGFSGQIVMLGDSMGSLLAYEALCRSNGSQPGTASGASNSGGDAASNINTHNPLGPRHSRLDDDERFIEADLDAKRLLVAPSPRRRRSSSSSDSRACKLDFEVCDFFMFGSPLSVVLAARKLHDAKAALARPNCHQVYNLFHPTDPIASRLEPLLSARFSILSPVNVPRYAKYPLGNGQPLHLLEVIQSHPQHFNDGNNLLAGRRLSDASMQSTISGLIENVSLSTIHALQNKWWGTKRLDYALYCPEGLSNFPAHALPHLFHASYWESPDVIAFILRQIGKFEGIPFVGSNDDKDNASFHPGQPREKWIKKRTSVKLKNVAANHRANDVIVQEGREQRLNARFMYGPLDMITLHGEKVDVHIMKDPPAGEWTFLSTEVTDKNGRISYSIPDQVSLGYGIYPVKMVVRGDHTSVDCYMAVVPPLTECVVFSIDGSFTASMSVTGRDPKVRAGAVDVCRHWQELGYLLIYITGRPDMQQQRVVSWLSQHNFPHGLISFADGLSTDPLGHKTAYLNNLVQNHGISITAAYGSSKDISVYTNVGMRTDQIFIVGKVGKKLQSNATVLSDGYAAHLAGLQAVGGSRPAKGNARMVIPRGCFNLPGQTANPRRRRYLERKTVSSCCLMVFQTT is encoded by the exons ATGCTGATCAAGGAGTACCGCATTCCACTGCCCCTCACCGTGGAGGAGTACCGCATCGCCCAGCTCTACATGATAGCG AAAAAAAGTCGCGAGGAGAGTCATGGCGAGGGCAGTGGAGTTGAGATAATCATCAATGAGCCCTATAAGGACGGACCCGGCGGAAATGGTCAGTACACGAAGAAGATCTACCATGTGGGCAACCATCTGCCCGGCTGGATCAAGA GTCTCTTGCCCAAGAGCGCTTTAACCGTGGAGGAGGAAGCGTGGAATGCCTATCCCTATACCAGGACTCGCTACACCTGCCCATTTGTGGAGAAGTTCTCGCTGGACATTGAGACATACTATTATCCCGATAATGGCTATCAGGATAATGTCTTCCAGTTGTCCGGAAGCGATCTGCGTAACCGCATCGTGG ATGTGATTGACATTGTGAAGGACCAACTGTGGGGCGGCGACTATGTGAAGGAGGAGGATCCCAAGCACTTTGTGTCTGACAAGACAGGACGTGGACCCCTCGGCGAGGACTGGCTGGAGGAGTATTGGCGCGAGGTGAAGGGCAAGAAACAGCCGACGCCACGCAACATGTCCCTGATGACCGCCTACAAGATCTGCCGCGTGGAGTTCCGCTACTGGGGCATGCAGACGAAGCTGGAGAAGTTCATCCACGATGTGGCGCTGCGCAAGATGATGCTGCGTGCCCACCGGCaggcgtgggcgtggcaggaCGAATGGTTCGGCCTAACCATCGAGGATATCCGCGAGCTGGAGCGACAGACCCAACTGGCCCTGGCCAAGAAAATGGGCGGCGGCGAGGAGTGCAGCGATG ACAGCACATCCGAGCCGTATGTGAGCACGGCGGCCACCGGTGCCTCCACAACGGGCAGCGAACGAAAGAAATCCGCTCCAGCCATACCGCCCATCGTCACCCAGCAGCCGCCGAGTGCCGAGGCCAGTTCGGATGAGGAGGAGggcgaggaggaggacgacgaCGAGGACGAGAACGATGCCATTGGCACGGGCGTGGATCTGTCCGCCAACCAAGGTGGATCCGCCCAACGATCCCGCTCCCAGAGCATCCAGATGGCCCAGAAGGCCAAGTTCGGTTCCAAGGGCGCCCTCCACTCACCGGTGGGATCTGCCCACAGCTTTGATCTTCAG TCCAAAAAGCCGCATGCAAAGACAGCGCCACGCAGACAT GTGGCAAACTGGCGCATGGAGCGATTGGAAGTAGACTCCAAATCCAATTCGGATGAAGAATTCTTCGATTGTTTGG ATACAAATGAGACGAACTCGCTGGCCAAGTGGAGTTCCCTGGAACTGCTGGGCGAGGGCGACGACAGTCCGCCGCCACATGGCGGACCCTCTAGCGCCGCATCCGTGGGTGGACGTGGCAACTCGCGGCAGGAGGACAGCATCTTCAACCAGGACTTTCTGATGCGCGTGGCCTCGGAGCGCGGGAACAAGCGGCAGCTACGCTCATCGGCCAGCGTGGATCGCAGCCACGATTCCTCGCCACCGGGATCACCGAGCACACCGTCTTGCCCCACCACCATCCTGATCCTGGTGGTCCATGCGGGCAGTGTGTTGGATGCGGCCAGCGAGTTGACGGCCAAGAAATCGGATGTGACCACATTCCGCGGCTCCTTCGAGGCGGTGATGCGCCAGCACTATCCCAGCCTCCTCACCCATGTGACCATCAAGATGGTGCCATGTCCCTCGATTTGCACCGACGCCCTGGGTATTCTCTCCAGCCTGAGTCCGTACTCCTTCGATGCATCGCCCTCGGCGGCGGATATACCGAATATAGCCGATGTCCCAATTGGAGCGATACCCCTGCTATCCGTAGCATCGCCGGAATTCCATGAGACGGTCAATAAGACGGTGGCCGCTGCCAATATTGTCTACCATGAGTTCTTGAAATCGGAGGAGGGCCACGGATTCTCCGGACAGATTGTGATGCTGGGCGATTCAATGGGTTCACTGCTGGCCTACGAGGCCCTGTGCCGATCCAATGGCAGCCAGCCGGGCACGGCATCGGGTGCCTCGAATTCTGGTGGAGATGCGGCCAGCAATATAAATACCCACAACCCGTTGGGCCCACGTCATTCGCGTTTGGACGATGATGAGCGTTTCATCGAGGCCGATTTGGATGCCAAGCGCTTGCTGGTGGCTCCATCGCCACGTCGACGTCGTTCCAGCTCATCGAGCGATTCGCGAGCCTGCAAACTGGACTTTGAGGTGTGTGATTTCTTCATGTTCGGATCGCCGCTGTCGGTGGTGCTCGCCGCACGGAAACTTCACGATGCCAAGGCCGCCTTGGCCAGGCCCAACTGCCATCAGGTGTACAATCTGTTCCATCCAACCGATCCGATTGCCTCGCGTCTGGAGCCGCTCCTTAGCGCTAGATTCTCCATTCTGTCGCCGGTTAATGTCCCCCGGTACGCCAAGTATCCGCTGGGAAATGGTCAGCCATTGCATTTAT TGGAGGTGATTCAGTCGCATCCGCAGCACTTTAACGATGGCAACAACCTTTTGGCCGGTCGCCGATTGTCGGACGCCTCGATGCAGAGCACGATATCGGGTCTGATTGAGAATGTCTCGCTTAGTACGATCCATGCCC TTCAAAACAAATGGTGGGGCACCAAGCGCTTGGACTACGCTCTTTATTGCCCGGAGGGATTGAGCAACTTTCCCGCTCACGCCTTGCCGCATCTTTTCCATGCCAGCTACTGGGAGAGTCCGGATGTGATTGCTTTCATTCTGCGGCAGATTGGCAAATTCGAGGGCATACCCTTTGTGGGCTCCAACGATGACAAGGACAATGCCTCCTTCCATCCGGGACAGCCGAGGGAGAAGTGGATCAAGAAGCGTACGTCGGTGAAGCTGAAAAATGTGGCCGCCAATCATCGGGCCAACGATGTGATCGTCCAGGAGGGCAGGGAGCAGCGTCTGAATGCCCGATTCATGTACGGACCCCTCGATATGATCACGCTGCACGGCGAGAAGGTTGATGTACACATTATGAAGGATCCGCCAGCGGGCGAGTGGACATTCCTCAGCACTGAGGTGACCGACAAGAATGGTCGCATCTCGTACAGCATTCCGGATCAGGTCTCCCTGGGCTATGGCATTTATCCCGTGAAGATGGTGGTCCGTGGCGATCACACTTCGGTGGATTGCTATATGGCAGTGGTGCCGCCATTGACCGAATGCGTGGTCTTTAGCATTGATGGATCCTTCACGGCTTCAATGTCGGTGACGGGCAGGGATCCCAAGGTACGTGCGGGGGCCGTCGATGTCTGCCGCCACTGGCAGGAGCTGGGCTACCTGCTCATCTACATCACCGGGCGGCCGGATATGCAGCAGCAGCGCGTGGTGTCATGGCTGAGCCAGCACAACTTCCCGCACGGCCTGATCTCGTTTGCCGACGGTCTGTCCACCGATCCACTGGGCCACAAGACAGCCTATCTCAACAATCTGGTGCAGAACCATGGAATCTCAATTACCGCCGCCTACGGCAGCAGCAAGGATATAAGTGTCTACACCAATGTGGGCATGCGTACCGATCAGATCTTCATCGTGGGCAAG GTTGGCAAGAAACTGCAGTCCAATGCCACTGTGCTGAGCGATGGCTATGCCGCCCATTTGGCCGGATTGCAGGCGGTGGGTGGTTCGCGTCCCGCCAAGGGCAATGCCCGCATGGTCATCCCCCGCGGATGCTTCAATCTTCCCGGCCAGACGGCGAATCCGCGGCGCAGAAG GTACCTGGAAAGAAAGACTGTTTCCTCCTGTTGTTTGATGGTTTTTCAAACCACTTAA